A region of Heteronotia binoei isolate CCM8104 ecotype False Entrance Well chromosome 2, APGP_CSIRO_Hbin_v1, whole genome shotgun sequence DNA encodes the following proteins:
- the ARPC5 gene encoding actin-related protein 2/3 complex subunit 5 has protein sequence MAKHTVSSARFRRVDVDEYDENKFVDEEDGGDGQAGPDEGEVDSCLRHFFTGNMTAALQAALKNPPINTKSQAVKDRAESIVLKVLISFKANDIEKAVQSLDKNGVDLLMKYIYKGFESPSDNSSAVLLQWHEKALAAGGVGSIVRVLTARKTV, from the exons ATGGCGAAGCACACGGTCTCCTCCGCGCGCTTCCGCCGGGTGGACGTTGACGAGTACGACGAGAACAAATTCGTGGACGAAGAGGACGGCGGCGACGGACAAGCCGGTCCCGACGAAGGCGAAGTGGACTCGTGTCTGAGG CATTTTTTTACAGGGAACATGACGGCTGCTTTACAGGCAGCTTTGAAGAATCCTCCAATCAACACCAAGAGTCAAGCAGTAAAG GATCGTGCAGAAAGCATTGTTCTGAAGGTTCTCATCTCTTTCAAAGCCAATGACATTGAAAAGGCTGTACAGTCTTTGGACAAGAATGGAGTTGATCTCTTAATGAAATACATCTACAAGGGCTTTGAGAGCCCATCTGATAACAGCAGTGCTGTCTTACTTCAGTGGCATGAAAAG GCTCTTGCTGCTGGAGGTGTAGGCTCCATTGTCCGTGTATTGACTGCCAGGAAAACAGTTTAA